Part of the Gammaproteobacteria bacterium genome, CACATGCTCCCAGTCAATGCGGCGGTAGGAAAAAGACCAGTCTTCCAGATGGGTGAAATGCGCGTTGGCCGGGTCCTGACAGTTGTACATATAGGCCTTCA contains:
- a CDS encoding type VI secretion system tube protein Hcp, giving the protein KAYMYNCQDPANAHFTHLEDWSFSYRRIDWEHVVAGTAGSDDWRAPKV